In one window of Hymenobacter nivis DNA:
- a CDS encoding response regulator transcription factor, giving the protein MHVLLVEDEKSLHQEMRQFLRQAQYLVDSAFTYSEASEKLFVNSYDFVLLDLGLPDGDGLDLLREARPREGQEASFIVLTARGALDDRIRGLDLGADDYLPKPFSLLELTSRMQAITRRKFGLKRTEITFGDGFSLDSTARIVRQSGQEVPLTKKEFDLLHYLLLHRGRVLTRLQLGEHLWGNVLEDDSDSNYIDVHIKNVRKKLALFAPADFLETVRGIGYRASEA; this is encoded by the coding sequence ATGCACGTTCTGCTTGTCGAAGACGAAAAAAGCCTCCACCAGGAAATGCGGCAGTTCCTGCGGCAGGCCCAGTACCTGGTCGATTCGGCCTTTACCTACTCCGAAGCTTCGGAGAAGCTGTTCGTCAACAGCTACGATTTTGTGCTTCTCGACCTGGGCCTGCCCGACGGCGACGGCCTCGATTTGCTGCGCGAAGCCCGGCCCCGCGAGGGCCAGGAGGCGTCGTTCATCGTGCTCACCGCCCGCGGGGCCCTCGACGACCGCATCCGCGGCCTCGACCTGGGCGCCGATGATTACCTGCCCAAGCCGTTCTCCCTCTTGGAGTTGACGAGCCGGATGCAGGCCATCACGCGCCGCAAGTTTGGGTTGAAGCGCACGGAAATCACGTTCGGCGATGGCTTCAGCCTCGACTCCACGGCGCGCATTGTGCGCCAGAGCGGCCAGGAGGTGCCCCTCACCAAAAAAGAGTTCGACCTGCTGCACTACCTGCTGCTGCACCGCGGCCGGGTGCTCACGCGCCTGCAACTCGGCGAGCACCTGTGGGGCAATGTGTTAGAAGACGATTCCGACTCGAACTACATCGACGTGCACATCAAAAACGTGCGCAAAAAGCTGGCCCTGTTCGCCCCCGCCGACTTCCTCGAAACCGTGCGCGGCATCGGCTACCGGGCCTCGGAGGCGTAG
- a CDS encoding sensor histidine kinase, protein MRLETKLALFNALSKLLLVLLGVLLITPIVQRVAVAHTDQRLHEKKLEVLALVQRDGLAAFVRAERSETYADYNLLKQEYISITPLLLGPGSPTERVFEERRQVDNEVEDFRILSCVVPAQRPDGRAFRLEIGSSLGTLELLTHTLRQLALWVLVAVALGTVLTDVAFAHYLLGPLRELTARKLRGIRQPSEFSFAPIATGTTDFRRLDDGLNALMRQIQSAFEKEREFMSNVSHELLTPVSILQSRFENMLQDHTLPEQHARQVVESQRTLYRLRNTVRTLLLIANIENEQYLRDEVVSLTQTARDVAEELEDRRQQRDISLAVDLEPDWVLRRANATLLHTLLRNLLANAIKYNHMGGTIRIVGRPVLAGGYALRVEDTGPGIAAEHLPHLFDRFRRFSAPGPGAPEGYGLGLPIAQTIAAFHGATLRAESVLGQGTAFVVEFGPAAG, encoded by the coding sequence ATGCGCTTAGAAACCAAGCTGGCCCTGTTCAACGCGCTGTCGAAGCTGCTGCTGGTGCTGCTGGGGGTGCTGCTAATCACGCCCATTGTGCAGCGGGTGGCAGTGGCCCACACCGACCAGCGCCTCCACGAAAAGAAGCTGGAGGTGCTGGCCCTCGTGCAGCGCGACGGCCTGGCCGCCTTCGTGCGCGCCGAGCGCAGCGAAACCTATGCCGACTACAACCTGCTCAAGCAGGAATACATCAGCATCACGCCGCTACTGCTGGGCCCCGGCAGCCCCACCGAACGCGTATTTGAGGAGCGCCGGCAGGTGGACAATGAGGTGGAGGACTTCCGCATCCTGAGTTGCGTCGTGCCGGCCCAACGACCGGACGGGCGGGCGTTTCGGCTCGAAATTGGCTCGTCGCTGGGCACTCTAGAGCTGCTCACGCACACGCTGCGGCAGCTGGCGCTGTGGGTGCTGGTGGCCGTGGCGCTGGGCACGGTGCTCACCGACGTGGCCTTTGCCCACTACCTGCTGGGGCCCCTGCGCGAGCTCACGGCCCGCAAGCTGCGCGGCATCCGGCAGCCGTCGGAGTTTTCGTTTGCGCCCATCGCTACCGGCACCACCGATTTCCGGCGCCTCGACGACGGCCTGAACGCGCTGATGCGCCAGATTCAGTCGGCTTTCGAAAAGGAGCGCGAGTTCATGAGCAACGTGAGCCACGAGCTGCTCACACCAGTGAGCATCCTGCAGTCGCGCTTCGAGAACATGCTGCAAGACCATACCTTGCCCGAGCAGCACGCCCGCCAGGTGGTGGAGTCGCAGCGCACGCTCTACCGCCTGCGCAACACGGTGCGCACGCTGCTGCTCATCGCCAACATTGAGAACGAGCAGTACCTGCGCGACGAAGTGGTGAGCCTCACGCAAACCGCGCGCGATGTGGCCGAGGAACTCGAAGACCGCCGCCAGCAGCGCGACATCAGCCTGGCCGTGGACCTCGAACCCGACTGGGTGCTGCGCCGCGCCAACGCCACGCTGCTGCACACGCTGCTGCGCAACCTGCTGGCCAACGCCATCAAGTACAACCACATGGGCGGCACCATCCGTATTGTGGGGCGGCCCGTGCTGGCCGGCGGCTACGCCCTGCGGGTGGAGGACACGGGGCCCGGCATCGCCGCCGAGCACCTACCCCACTTGTTCGACCGGTTCCGGCGGTTTTCGGCGCCCGGCCCGGGGGCCCCGGAGGGCTACGGCCTGGGCCTGCCCATCGCCCAAACCATTGCCGCTTTCCACGGGGCCACGCTGCGGGCCGAGTCAGTGCTGGGCCAGGGCACGGCCTTCGTAGTGGAGTTTGGGCCGGCAGCGGGCTAG
- the surE gene encoding 5'/3'-nucleotidase SurE: protein MSDSPLASAAPRPLVLVSNDDGITAPGIRHLVRIVQALGAEVVVVAPDSPQSGMGHAITIGQPLRLTENRVFGPDVAAYQCSGTPADCVKIAKHYVLKDRTPDLVVSGINHGSNASVNVLYSGTMSAAIEAAIEGLPAIGFSLCEYGDNADFSHVGPWVTQICQHALAHGVPPGTALNVNIPKKSAGPVAGLRLCRQARAKWQEEFDERHDPYQRPYFWLIGSFVNLDPGTDTDEWALAHQYVSIVPCQFDFTAYRGLEFLSQQWQLPLPAASTAVTPPQPIPAEDYGIAAPELGTHGGK from the coding sequence ATGTCCGACTCGCCCCTCGCTTCCGCCGCTCCTCGTCCGCTCGTCCTCGTTTCCAACGACGACGGCATCACCGCCCCCGGCATCCGGCATTTGGTGCGCATCGTACAGGCCCTGGGGGCCGAAGTGGTGGTAGTGGCGCCCGACTCGCCGCAGTCGGGCATGGGCCACGCCATCACCATCGGCCAGCCGTTGCGCCTGACGGAAAACCGCGTGTTTGGGCCCGACGTGGCCGCCTATCAGTGCTCGGGCACACCGGCCGACTGCGTGAAAATCGCCAAGCACTACGTGCTGAAAGACCGCACGCCCGACCTCGTGGTGTCGGGCATCAACCACGGCTCCAACGCCTCGGTGAACGTGCTGTACTCGGGCACCATGTCGGCGGCCATCGAGGCGGCCATCGAGGGGCTGCCGGCCATCGGCTTTTCGCTGTGCGAGTACGGCGACAACGCCGATTTTTCGCACGTGGGGCCCTGGGTTACCCAGATTTGCCAGCATGCCCTGGCCCACGGCGTGCCCCCCGGCACGGCCCTGAACGTGAACATTCCCAAGAAGTCAGCCGGGCCCGTGGCCGGCCTGCGCCTCTGCCGCCAGGCCCGCGCCAAGTGGCAGGAAGAATTTGACGAGCGCCACGACCCCTACCAGCGCCCGTACTTCTGGCTCATCGGCTCGTTCGTGAACCTCGACCCCGGCACCGACACCGACGAGTGGGCCCTGGCCCACCAGTACGTGTCCATCGTGCCCTGCCAGTTCGATTTTACGGCCTACCGCGGCCTGGAATTCCTCAGCCAGCAGTGGCAACTGCCGCTGCCCGCCGCCAGCACCGCCGTTACGCCACCTCAGCCCATTCCGGCCGAAGACTACGGCATTGCCGCGCCCGAACTGGGAACCCACGGGGGGAAATAG
- a CDS encoding M14 family zinc carboxypeptidase — MFALLFAALMPAFAPAPPPAPAWRTPFELDPARNTTATHAECVAYYQKLAAAYPGHISLREAGPTDCGLPLHEVVLSADGDTDPVHLRALHRPVLFIQNGIHPGEPEGIDASMMLARDLVQQPRLAKLLVGVTVVIVPIYNVGGALNRNATTRANQDGPASYGFRGNARNFDLNRDYVKQDTRNARSFAALFQKWQPEVFVETHTSNGADYQYTMTLIPTQPSKLAPALGAYLQQQLLPALYKGMDQKKWAMTPYVDFAGETPESGMQAFLESPRYSTGYAALFHTIGFMPETHMLKAFGPRVRATYDLLLTILETVQRQAPALLAARAGALAAQATQTTFPLAWALDDKPSETVQFRGYEAGHRPSEVSGQPRLYYDRARPYTRPVPYTNTAHPTATVGAPTAYLIPQAWAEVVDNLRRNGVQLERLAQDVTVPAETYYVEDFQTVPRAYEGHYLHSKVRLRTVGAPVACRAGDYVARVAQPAARYLVETLEPQATDSFFAWGFFDSILQQKEHYSDYVFEDLAADLLRRDPALRQQLEAARQADAKLATSGPAQLEWVYQHSAYHEPTHNRYPVARWLGAGELPTE; from the coding sequence ATGTTCGCTTTACTCTTCGCCGCCCTGATGCCTGCCTTCGCCCCCGCCCCACCGCCCGCCCCCGCCTGGCGCACTCCGTTTGAGCTAGATCCGGCCCGCAACACCACCGCCACCCACGCCGAGTGCGTGGCCTACTACCAAAAGCTGGCCGCCGCCTACCCCGGCCATATCAGCCTACGCGAGGCGGGCCCCACCGACTGCGGCCTGCCACTGCACGAGGTCGTGCTGTCGGCCGACGGCGACACCGACCCGGTGCACCTGCGGGCCCTGCACCGGCCGGTGCTCTTCATCCAGAACGGCATCCACCCGGGCGAGCCCGAAGGCATCGACGCCAGCATGATGCTGGCCCGCGACCTGGTGCAGCAGCCGCGGCTAGCCAAGCTGCTGGTGGGCGTCACGGTCGTCATCGTGCCCATTTACAACGTGGGTGGGGCCCTGAACCGCAACGCCACCACCCGCGCCAACCAGGACGGCCCGGCCAGCTACGGCTTCCGCGGCAACGCCCGCAACTTCGACCTGAACCGCGACTACGTGAAGCAGGACACGCGCAACGCCCGTTCGTTTGCGGCGCTGTTTCAGAAGTGGCAGCCGGAGGTATTCGTGGAAACCCACACCTCCAACGGGGCCGATTACCAGTACACGATGACGCTCATTCCGACCCAGCCCAGCAAGCTGGCGCCGGCCCTGGGGGCCTACCTGCAACAGCAGCTGCTGCCCGCGCTATACAAGGGCATGGACCAGAAAAAGTGGGCCATGACGCCGTACGTGGACTTTGCGGGCGAAACGCCGGAGAGCGGAATGCAGGCGTTTTTGGAGAGCCCGCGCTACTCCACCGGCTACGCGGCCCTGTTCCACACCATCGGCTTCATGCCCGAAACCCACATGCTGAAGGCCTTCGGGCCCCGCGTGCGCGCCACCTACGACCTGCTGCTAACCATACTCGAAACCGTGCAGCGCCAGGCCCCCGCCCTGCTGGCCGCCCGTGCCGGGGCCCTGGCCGCGCAGGCCACCCAAACCACCTTCCCCCTGGCCTGGGCCCTGGACGATAAGCCGAGCGAAACCGTGCAGTTCCGCGGCTACGAGGCCGGCCACCGGCCCAGCGAAGTCAGCGGCCAGCCGCGCCTGTACTACGACCGCGCCCGGCCCTACACCCGGCCCGTGCCCTACACCAACACGGCCCACCCCACGGCCACCGTGGGGGCCCCCACGGCCTACCTCATCCCGCAAGCCTGGGCCGAGGTGGTGGACAACCTGCGCCGCAACGGCGTGCAGCTGGAGCGCCTGGCGCAGGACGTGACCGTGCCCGCCGAGACGTACTACGTGGAGGATTTCCAGACCGTACCCCGCGCCTACGAAGGCCATTACCTGCATAGCAAAGTGCGCCTGCGCACCGTGGGGGCCCCCGTGGCCTGCCGCGCCGGCGACTACGTGGCCCGCGTGGCCCAGCCCGCCGCCCGCTACCTCGTGGAAACCCTGGAGCCCCAAGCCACCGACTCGTTCTTCGCCTGGGGCTTCTTCGACAGCATTTTGCAGCAGAAAGAGCACTACTCCGACTACGTGTTTGAGGACCTGGCCGCCGACCTGCTGCGCCGCGACCCGGCCCTGCGCCAGCAGCTCGAAGCCGCCCGCCAGGCCGATGCTAAGCTGGCCACCAGCGGCCCCGCCCAGCTCGAATGGGTGTACCAGCACTCGGCCTACCACGAGCCCACCCACAACCGCTACCCCGTGGCCCGCTGGTTGGGGGCTGGCGAGCTACCCACGGAGTAG
- a CDS encoding DUF5996 family protein produces MPPRARRRPYTASARSANCSTPLAVAGAPAGGAYPAARTNFLPPCPLLRCCCLARPARRCLSPHPRHAAPLAQVVCKTRLALSPLLNQWWQATFCVTPRGLSTGTVLCAGGSFEVLFDFRAYRLRLFTSAGAPVQPATAASSTEMGKFLLPYEAVRTAPDPRIAVLDFCQNTY; encoded by the coding sequence ATGCCGCCGCGCGCACGGCGCAGGCCATACACGGCCTCGGCCCGGTCCGCAAACTGCTCTACGCCGCTGGCCGTCGCCGGGGCCCCGGCCGGTGGCGCTTACCCTGCCGCCCGCACTAACTTCCTGCCGCCCTGCCCGCTGCTCCGCTGCTGCTGCCTGGCCCGCCCTGCCCGCCGCTGCCTGAGCCCCCACCCGCGACACGCTGCACCGCTGGCGCAGGTGGTGTGCAAAACGCGCCTGGCCCTCAGTCCCTTGCTCAACCAATGGTGGCAGGCCACGTTCTGCGTCACGCCCCGGGGCCTCAGCACGGGGACCGTGCTCTGCGCTGGCGGCTCGTTTGAGGTGCTGTTCGATTTTCGGGCCTATCGGCTGCGGCTCTTCACCAGCGCCGGAGCCCCCGTGCAGCCTGCCACGGCCGCGTCCAGCACCGAAATGGGCAAATTCCTGCTGCCCTACGAAGCCGTCCGCACCGCTCCCGACCCCCGCATCGCCGTACTCGATTTCTGCCAGAATACATACTAA
- a CDS encoding 2'-5' RNA ligase family protein codes for MNLQAHYDAMRAAAVHRLAHGQAELDPLIDSPDDDRRGITLLARPPARITAAIETIMADFRRAEPQQYYYPASDVHLTVLSIISCYRGFALPMIDAAAYRAAVREIVGPVRPFGVTFSGLTASPGGIIVQGTPIGPGLAELRDRTRAHFQHSALQQSIDQRYSIQTAHSTIIRFRANILYTKTLLAKIEKYQHHFIGTFEVDEIELVFNDWYQRAASTVLMEKYSLFK; via the coding sequence ATGAACCTCCAAGCGCACTACGACGCCATGCGCGCCGCCGCCGTCCACCGGCTGGCGCATGGACAAGCCGAGCTGGACCCCTTGATTGATTCACCGGATGACGACCGCCGCGGCATCACGCTGCTGGCGCGGCCCCCGGCCCGCATCACAGCCGCCATCGAAACTATTATGGCTGATTTTCGCCGCGCCGAGCCCCAGCAGTACTACTACCCGGCTTCCGACGTGCACCTCACCGTGTTGTCCATCATCTCGTGCTACCGCGGGTTCGCGCTGCCCATGATTGACGCCGCGGCGTACCGGGCGGCCGTGCGCGAGATTGTGGGGCCCGTACGGCCGTTCGGCGTCACCTTTTCGGGCCTCACGGCCTCGCCGGGCGGCATCATCGTGCAGGGCACGCCCATCGGCCCCGGCCTGGCCGAGCTGCGCGACCGCACCCGCGCCCACTTCCAGCACTCGGCCTTGCAGCAGTCCATCGACCAGCGCTACAGCATCCAAACGGCCCATTCCACCATCATCCGCTTCCGGGCCAACATCCTGTACACTAAGACGCTGCTGGCTAAAATCGAAAAATACCAGCACCACTTCATCGGCACATTCGAAGTGGACGAAATAGAGCTGGTATTCAACGACTGGTACCAGCGGGCAGCAAGTACCGTTCTAATGGAGAAATATTCCCTGTTTAAATAG
- a CDS encoding bifunctional 3,4-dihydroxy-2-butanone-4-phosphate synthase/GTP cyclohydrolase II produces MLDTIESAIADLRAGKVVIVVDDEDRENEGDFICAAEAATPEIINFMATHGRGLVCAPLTEARCDELGLELMVGRNTALHATPFTVSVDLLTNGVTTGISASDRSKTIRALVDPTTKPEDLGKPGHIFPLKARREGVLRRAGHTEAAVDLARLAGFAPAGVLVEILKEDGEMARLPDLEKVAKQWDLKLISVQDLIKYRLAQESLIQREISVQLPTAWGDFDLYAYTQRSNGAQHLALVKGDLSDPAPMLTRVHSSCITGDIFGSCRCDCGSQLHQAMQQIDYEGRGVVVYMNQEGRGIGLINKLKAYKLQEQGRDTVQANEDLGFRGDERDYGVGAAILRDLGIRQMRLLTNNPKKRTGLAGYGLEVVETVPIEIASNPHNATYLATKRDKMGHEILRDAEAALVTSAGAPAA; encoded by the coding sequence ATGCTCGATACCATTGAATCCGCCATTGCGGACCTGCGCGCCGGTAAAGTCGTTATCGTAGTGGACGACGAGGACCGTGAAAACGAGGGCGATTTCATTTGCGCCGCCGAGGCCGCCACGCCCGAAATCATCAACTTCATGGCCACCCACGGGCGCGGCCTGGTTTGCGCGCCCCTCACCGAAGCGCGCTGCGACGAGCTGGGCCTGGAGCTGATGGTGGGCCGCAACACGGCCCTGCACGCCACGCCCTTCACGGTGAGCGTGGATTTGCTGACGAATGGCGTGACCACCGGCATCTCGGCCTCCGACCGCAGCAAAACCATCCGGGCCCTCGTGGACCCCACCACCAAGCCCGAAGACCTGGGCAAGCCCGGCCACATTTTCCCCCTTAAGGCCCGCCGCGAGGGCGTGCTGCGCCGCGCCGGCCATACCGAAGCGGCCGTGGACCTGGCCCGCCTCGCGGGCTTCGCACCGGCCGGCGTGCTGGTCGAGATTTTGAAGGAAGACGGCGAGATGGCCCGCCTGCCCGACCTCGAAAAAGTGGCCAAGCAGTGGGATTTGAAGCTGATTTCGGTGCAGGACCTCATCAAGTACCGCCTGGCGCAGGAGAGCCTGATTCAGCGCGAGATTTCGGTGCAGCTGCCCACCGCCTGGGGCGATTTCGACCTTTATGCCTACACCCAGCGCTCGAACGGGGCCCAGCACCTGGCCCTGGTGAAGGGCGACCTCAGCGACCCGGCCCCGATGCTGACGCGCGTGCACAGCTCGTGCATCACGGGCGATATTTTCGGCTCGTGCCGCTGCGACTGCGGGTCCCAGCTGCACCAGGCCATGCAGCAAATCGACTACGAGGGCCGCGGCGTGGTAGTGTACATGAACCAGGAAGGCCGCGGCATTGGCCTGATTAATAAGCTGAAAGCTTACAAGTTGCAGGAGCAGGGCCGCGATACGGTGCAGGCCAATGAGGACCTGGGCTTCCGGGGCGATGAGCGCGACTACGGCGTGGGCGCCGCCATCCTACGCGACCTTGGCATCCGCCAGATGCGCCTGCTCACCAACAACCCCAAGAAGCGCACCGGCCTGGCCGGCTACGGCCTGGAAGTGGTGGAAACCGTGCCCATCGAAATTGCCTCCAACCCGCACAACGCCACCTACCTGGCCACTAAGCGCGACAAAATGGGCCACGAAATCCTGCGCGACGCCGAGGCGGCCCTGGTGACCAGCGCCGGGGCCCCGGCGGCTTAA
- a CDS encoding glycosyltransferase yields the protein MPGSYLVLLVLAAVFWGSLLLVAHSYVLFPWLLARWARNKSQNAAVWGPEDPDLPAIDVLLAAHNEAAVIEKKVRSTFATTYPVEKIRLLVGSDASTDDTNALLEKLARRHPQLHVVAHAQRRGKPAVVEQLGRQATAPVLVLTDANVFFTPDTLYHLAKHFRQPRVGVVGGHILNPAHGAAGISGQEKAYLERENQIKYQEGVVWGAMMGAFGGCFAVRRAAYFPAPAAFLVDDFYVTLAALRAGYRAINELRAHCYEDVSDHLPEEFRRKARIATGNFQNLKEFRALLWPPWRGVAFAFWSHKVLRWLTPALLLALLAATAGLVARGAGWFYQLALAGQLVVPALLLLDGALRRRGRHSRKLRFVTHFYSMNAALLLGGWRYLRGAGPPVWQPTQRFQRASEGRG from the coding sequence ATGCCGGGCTCCTACCTGGTGCTGCTGGTGCTGGCCGCCGTGTTTTGGGGCAGCTTGCTGCTGGTGGCCCACAGCTACGTGTTGTTTCCGTGGCTGCTGGCCCGCTGGGCGCGTAATAAGTCCCAGAACGCCGCTGTGTGGGGGCCCGAAGACCCCGATTTGCCGGCAATCGACGTCCTGCTGGCCGCCCACAACGAGGCAGCGGTCATCGAGAAAAAAGTCCGGTCCACCTTCGCCACCACGTACCCGGTAGAGAAAATACGCTTGCTAGTGGGGTCCGACGCGTCCACCGACGACACCAACGCCCTGCTCGAAAAACTGGCCCGGCGGCACCCGCAGCTGCACGTAGTGGCCCACGCCCAGCGCCGGGGCAAGCCGGCCGTGGTGGAGCAGTTGGGCCGGCAAGCCACCGCCCCGGTGCTGGTGCTGACGGATGCCAACGTATTTTTTACCCCCGACACGCTCTACCACTTGGCCAAGCACTTCCGCCAGCCGCGCGTGGGGGTGGTGGGCGGCCACATCCTCAACCCCGCGCACGGGGCGGCGGGCATCTCCGGCCAGGAAAAAGCCTACCTGGAGCGCGAAAACCAAATAAAGTACCAGGAGGGCGTGGTGTGGGGGGCCATGATGGGGGCCTTCGGCGGCTGTTTCGCGGTGCGCCGGGCGGCTTATTTTCCAGCCCCGGCCGCGTTTCTGGTCGATGATTTTTACGTAACGCTGGCCGCGTTGCGCGCCGGCTACCGCGCCATCAACGAGCTGCGGGCCCACTGTTACGAGGACGTGTCGGACCACCTGCCCGAAGAGTTCCGCCGCAAGGCGCGCATCGCCACCGGCAATTTCCAGAACCTGAAAGAGTTCCGGGCCCTGCTGTGGCCGCCGTGGCGCGGGGTGGCGTTTGCGTTTTGGTCGCATAAGGTGCTGCGCTGGCTCACGCCGGCGCTGCTGCTGGCGCTGCTGGCGGCTACGGCGGGGCTGGTGGCGCGGGGTGCGGGCTGGTTTTACCAACTGGCCCTGGCCGGCCAACTGGTAGTTCCGGCGCTGCTGCTGCTCGACGGGGCCCTGCGCCGCCGGGGCCGGCACTCGCGGAAGCTGCGCTTCGTCACCCACTTCTACAGCATGAACGCGGCGCTGCTGCTTGGCGGCTGGCGCTACCTGCGCGGCGCGGGGCCCCCGGTGTGGCAGCCCACGCAGCGGTTTCAACGGGCATCGGAGGGCCGGGGGTAA
- a CDS encoding glycosyltransferase family 4 protein has translation MHILQVSPRVPFPLHDGGAIGIYNITAGLLRAGHRVTMLAINTPKHYQPADALAHLGPNFRLVTVAVDTRLKPLKALRNLLFSGMPYNVERFISSEVIGALVALIQAEKFDVIQYEGTYMAWYHEWLASEELTPERTVSVLRAHNIEYVIWERLAKGEKNSAKRRYLSQLATRLRSFEKEYLWCFDGVAAITEEDIVRLKELGCPEPIALIPAAVEMSSFQPDPAIEPRLRSVFMIGSLNWLPNLEGLDWLLREVWPAVHAELPDLELHVAGTGTPPHLLAPRTDNVFIHGFVDSAAAFMRQYDLMLVPLLSGGGMRVKIIEGMALGKAILSTGLGAEGIAVRDGHDVVLRDGPPAWQAALRDYYHGRLPVGPLGAAAARTAADVYDNNRVTERFEALYAQLGTGQAVPAP, from the coding sequence ATGCACATTCTCCAAGTAAGCCCGCGGGTGCCATTTCCGCTGCACGACGGCGGGGCCATCGGGATTTACAACATCACGGCCGGGCTGCTGCGCGCCGGCCACCGCGTCACGATGTTAGCCATCAACACCCCCAAGCACTACCAGCCCGCCGACGCCCTGGCCCACCTGGGCCCCAATTTCCGGCTGGTAACGGTGGCAGTGGACACGCGCCTCAAGCCGCTGAAGGCGCTGCGAAACTTGCTGTTTTCCGGTATGCCCTACAACGTGGAGCGGTTTATCAGCTCGGAGGTAATCGGCGCGTTGGTGGCACTAATTCAGGCCGAAAAATTTGACGTAATACAGTACGAAGGCACTTATATGGCTTGGTACCACGAGTGGCTGGCTTCGGAAGAATTGACGCCTGAAAGGACCGTGAGTGTACTACGTGCCCACAATATTGAATATGTCATCTGGGAGCGACTCGCGAAGGGCGAGAAAAATTCGGCGAAACGTCGGTATTTAAGCCAGCTAGCTACCCGGCTACGTAGTTTTGAGAAAGAATATCTGTGGTGTTTTGACGGCGTAGCGGCTATTACTGAAGAAGATATTGTGCGCCTGAAGGAGCTGGGCTGCCCCGAGCCCATTGCCCTGATTCCGGCGGCCGTGGAAATGAGTTCCTTTCAGCCCGACCCGGCTATTGAGCCCCGGCTGCGCTCCGTGTTCATGATTGGCTCGCTGAACTGGCTGCCCAACTTGGAGGGCCTCGACTGGCTGCTGCGCGAGGTGTGGCCCGCTGTGCACGCCGAGCTGCCCGATTTGGAGTTGCACGTGGCCGGCACCGGCACGCCGCCCCACTTGCTGGCCCCGCGCACGGATAACGTGTTCATCCACGGCTTCGTGGACTCGGCCGCCGCCTTCATGCGGCAATACGATTTGATGCTGGTGCCGCTGCTGAGCGGTGGCGGGATGCGCGTCAAAATCATCGAGGGCATGGCCCTGGGCAAAGCCATTCTCAGCACCGGCCTGGGGGCCGAAGGCATTGCCGTGCGCGACGGCCACGATGTGGTGCTGCGCGACGGGCCCCCCGCCTGGCAGGCCGCCCTGCGCGACTACTACCACGGCCGCCTGCCCGTGGGGCCCCTCGGGGCCGCCGCCGCCCGCACCGCCGCCGATGTGTACGACAATAACCGGGTGACGGAAAGATTTGAGGCGCTGTACGCGCAACTCGGGACGGGGCAAGCCGTGCCCGCCCCGTGA